The following proteins come from a genomic window of Streptomyces sp. Sge12:
- a CDS encoding lipopolysaccharide biosynthesis protein, which produces MADTADQKKSEKKAESRTDSRSDSGAESRSERRADHRSERRPRRRRLSAPLWWPLPACALLGLAAGGAYGVLKAPEYAATSYVVAVPDDTTEPATALGFAQAYARIATSSSTLAYAQPRAGISAAKLRTQVRAETSPESPMIAITGTSKSPAEAADVANAVADALSLSSNQAAKNTGVQLLLFNQAVAPSEPASPSAAISGAVGLCAGGLLGGLWLLARPGRARRGEESTARAAAGSPVASAVEPAAPAPVEEYASLPAQGEPTSAKEKESVR; this is translated from the coding sequence ATGGCCGATACCGCCGACCAGAAGAAGTCCGAGAAGAAGGCCGAGAGCAGGACCGACAGCAGGTCCGACAGCGGGGCCGAGAGCAGGTCGGAGCGGAGGGCGGACCACCGCTCCGAGCGGAGGCCGCGCCGCCGCAGGCTCTCGGCGCCCCTGTGGTGGCCGCTGCCCGCCTGCGCTCTGCTGGGGCTGGCCGCGGGCGGGGCGTACGGGGTGCTCAAGGCCCCCGAGTACGCCGCCACCAGCTATGTCGTCGCCGTACCCGACGACACCACCGAGCCGGCCACGGCCCTCGGCTTCGCCCAGGCCTACGCCCGCATCGCGACCAGCAGCTCCACCCTCGCCTACGCCCAGCCGCGCGCGGGCATCAGCGCCGCGAAGCTGCGCACCCAGGTACGCGCGGAGACCTCCCCCGAGTCCCCGATGATCGCCATCACCGGTACCTCGAAGAGCCCCGCCGAGGCCGCCGACGTCGCGAACGCGGTCGCCGACGCCCTGTCCCTGAGCAGCAATCAGGCCGCCAAGAACACCGGCGTCCAGCTGCTCCTGTTCAACCAGGCCGTCGCCCCCTCCGAGCCCGCCTCCCCGTCCGCCGCCATCAGCGGCGCCGTCGGCCTGTGCGCCGGCGGGCTGCTCGGCGGCCTGTGGCTGCTCGCCCGGCCGGGCCGCGCCCGGCGCGGCGAGGAGAGCACGGCCCGCGCGGCCGCCGGCTCCCCGGTCGCGTCCGCGGTGGAGCCCGCCGCCCCGGCCCCGGTCGAGGAGTACGCCTCGCTGCCCGCCCAGGGCGAGCCCACCTCGGCCAAGGAGAAGGAGTCCGTTCGATGA
- a CDS encoding GNAT family N-acetyltransferase yields the protein MTSGSAGALSVTLCRDPRQFAALEESWNRLFRGCPTATPFQSHAWLHSWWLSYGKDGRLRIVLVRRGEELVGAAPLMLVHRPMPLLVPLGGPITDYFDVLVAAEHAGQVVPALARGLHRAARGAVVDLREVRPGAAAEELYRQWPGVSSRLADSTCMELPTLPFDELVKRMPASGAQRVRAKLRKTDAAGIEEHEVGEQEVPRAVRTLLRLHEKQWRGRGVTPEHLRPRFAEHLTRATRRMVRAGESRLTEFRLDGKVVAANVTLLSSGLSGGYLYGADPDLRNRKVDVATLLLRYEAGRALAEGRPVVSFLRGNEPYKNHWRPATVVNQRFLLATAALAPLLRLHESQVTGRERAVDVLREALPAARDWRARLNELRVR from the coding sequence ATGACTTCGGGCTCCGCCGGGGCCCTGTCGGTGACGCTGTGCCGCGACCCCCGGCAGTTCGCCGCGCTGGAGGAGTCGTGGAACAGGCTCTTCCGCGGCTGCCCCACCGCCACCCCCTTCCAGAGCCACGCCTGGCTCCACTCCTGGTGGCTGTCGTACGGCAAGGACGGCAGGCTCCGGATCGTCCTCGTCCGACGCGGCGAGGAGCTGGTCGGAGCGGCCCCGCTGATGCTCGTGCACCGGCCGATGCCGCTGCTGGTGCCGCTCGGCGGCCCCATCACCGACTACTTCGACGTGCTCGTGGCCGCGGAGCACGCCGGCCAGGTCGTCCCGGCGCTGGCCCGCGGGCTGCACCGGGCCGCCCGCGGCGCGGTGGTGGACCTGCGGGAGGTACGGCCCGGGGCCGCCGCCGAGGAGCTGTACCGGCAGTGGCCCGGCGTCTCCAGCCGGCTCGCCGACTCCACCTGCATGGAACTGCCCACGCTGCCGTTCGACGAGCTGGTCAAGCGGATGCCGGCCTCCGGCGCCCAGCGGGTGCGGGCCAAACTGCGCAAGACCGACGCGGCCGGGATCGAGGAGCACGAGGTCGGCGAGCAGGAGGTGCCGCGTGCCGTACGGACCCTGCTGCGGCTGCACGAGAAGCAGTGGCGCGGCCGCGGGGTGACCCCCGAGCACCTGCGGCCGCGCTTCGCCGAGCACCTCACCCGGGCCACCCGGCGGATGGTGCGGGCGGGCGAGAGCCGGCTGACGGAGTTCCGGCTGGACGGCAAGGTGGTGGCGGCCAACGTCACGCTGCTGTCGTCCGGGCTCAGCGGCGGCTACCTCTACGGGGCCGACCCGGACCTGCGCAACCGGAAGGTGGACGTGGCGACGCTGCTGCTGCGCTACGAGGCCGGGCGGGCGCTCGCCGAGGGCCGGCCGGTGGTGAGCTTCCTGCGCGGCAACGAGCCGTACAAGAACCACTGGCGGCCCGCGACGGTCGTCAACCAGCGCTTCCTGCTGGCCACGGCGGCGCTCGCGCCCCTGCTGCGGCTGCACGAGTCGCAGGTGACGGGGCGCGAGCGGGCGGTGGACGTGCTGCGGGAGGCGCTGCCGGCCGCCAGGGACTGGCGGGCGCGGCTCAACGAACTGCGGGTGCGATGA
- a CDS encoding glycoside hydrolase family 26 protein translates to MPRPRRRLASTCIGTVTAGLLATGAALAAPEEDRPEGSDIAMGAYLDYGPPGVARIPYLSSWLGGKEIRVGHTYLPGDTWAGIEGRVSFLEDWADWRREGHDRLFVLNVPMQERNEGRVSDRRVAQLIRAGAQGQFDGHFRELGERLVELGVPDTVIVLGWEMNGVTYTHRCAPDPENWKAYWRRIVKTMRAVPGQEFTFDFAPNRGTDAIGWTKCYPGDDVVDVIGMDTYDQGPGQTFDDQITQPYGLQQHVDFAKAHGKPVSYPEWGLFRRGDNPEYVRRMLKWIQQHKPLYHTITDYCPHGVWQCKDNPQSAKVFRDALTPERPGPVVPTPVVPTPVVPTPVVPTPVVPTPVVPTPQVPTPQVPTPQVPTPEVPSPTPTPAPTPSPVAPSPLVPTPVTPTPVTPTPVTPTPVPSPVAPSPVVPSPVAPSPVVPSPVAPSPLVPTPEVPEPEPTPVVPTPQVPAPSPAVPSPAVPSPVTPSPVVPKPEPTPPKPLPEPTPPPVNSKQWCVPLNFGEWLSKLVGNQAVCIKLDFGKGSGTWPF, encoded by the coding sequence ATGCCCAGACCACGCCGCCGACTGGCGAGCACCTGCATCGGTACGGTCACGGCCGGACTGCTGGCCACCGGTGCCGCGCTCGCGGCTCCGGAGGAGGACCGGCCGGAGGGCTCCGACATCGCCATGGGCGCCTATCTCGACTACGGGCCGCCCGGGGTGGCCCGGATCCCGTACCTGTCGAGCTGGCTGGGCGGCAAGGAGATCCGGGTCGGCCACACCTATCTGCCCGGCGACACATGGGCGGGCATCGAGGGCCGGGTGTCGTTCCTGGAGGACTGGGCCGACTGGCGCCGGGAGGGGCACGACCGGCTGTTCGTCCTCAACGTGCCCATGCAGGAACGCAACGAGGGCCGGGTCTCCGACCGCCGGGTGGCCCAGCTGATCAGGGCGGGTGCGCAGGGCCAGTTCGACGGGCACTTCCGCGAGCTCGGCGAGCGGCTGGTCGAGCTGGGCGTCCCGGACACGGTGATCGTGCTCGGCTGGGAGATGAACGGCGTCACCTACACCCACCGCTGCGCCCCGGACCCGGAGAACTGGAAGGCGTACTGGCGGCGGATCGTCAAGACGATGCGCGCCGTCCCGGGGCAGGAGTTCACCTTCGACTTCGCGCCGAACCGGGGTACGGACGCGATCGGCTGGACGAAGTGCTACCCGGGCGACGACGTGGTCGACGTCATCGGAATGGACACGTACGACCAGGGGCCCGGCCAGACCTTCGACGACCAGATCACCCAGCCGTACGGACTCCAGCAGCACGTGGACTTCGCGAAAGCACACGGCAAGCCGGTCTCCTACCCGGAGTGGGGCCTGTTCCGGCGCGGGGACAACCCGGAGTACGTACGGCGCATGCTGAAGTGGATCCAGCAGCACAAGCCGCTCTACCACACCATCACCGACTACTGCCCGCACGGCGTGTGGCAGTGCAAGGACAACCCGCAGTCCGCGAAGGTCTTCCGCGACGCGCTGACGCCCGAGCGGCCCGGCCCGGTGGTCCCGACCCCGGTGGTGCCCACGCCCGTGGTCCCGACCCCGGTGGTCCCGACCCCCGTGGTGCCCACGCCGGTCGTGCCGACCCCGCAGGTCCCGACGCCCCAGGTCCCGACTCCGCAGGTCCCGACTCCGGAAGTGCCCAGCCCCACGCCCACGCCGGCACCCACACCGTCGCCCGTGGCCCCGAGCCCGCTCGTCCCGACGCCGGTCACCCCGACGCCGGTCACCCCGACGCCGGTCACCCCGACGCCGGTCCCGAGCCCGGTCGCCCCGAGCCCGGTCGTCCCCAGTCCGGTCGCCCCGAGCCCGGTCGTCCCCAGTCCGGTGGCACCCAGCCCGCTCGTCCCGACGCCCGAGGTCCCCGAGCCCGAGCCCACTCCGGTGGTCCCCACGCCCCAGGTGCCGGCGCCCTCGCCGGCCGTCCCCAGCCCGGCCGTCCCGAGCCCGGTCACCCCGAGCCCGGTCGTGCCGAAGCCCGAGCCGACCCCGCCGAAGCCCCTGCCGGAGCCGACCCCTCCGCCGGTCAACAGCAAGCAGTGGTGCGTGCCGCTCAACTTCGGCGAGTGGCTCTCCAAGCTGGTCGGCAATCAGGCGGTCTGCATCAAGCTGGACTTCGGCAAGGGTTCCGGCACCTGGCCCTTCTAG
- a CDS encoding carboxylate--amine ligase: protein MLRLDRNPFHHGTLGAVRSLGRKGVEVHAVVEAGGGPVGRSRYLRAVHPGPAGGLDPEAPETLLECLTGVSERIGRPAVLIAMDDLSAIAVSRVAPMLRERFRIPHQPDNLPARVADKAELSRLCARWDVPHPETVIPASGAEAAEAAWRLGLPVIAKWSRPWLLPAGADGLRSTMLLHTTAEARRLFERSAEAGSRLLLQRFLPAGPDTDWFFHGAFARGGRPLLAGSGRKELSWPVRTGLTAVGRWLPDPAVEEAGLRLAERLGYQGILDLDFRRDERGCFRLVDFNPRPGAQFRLFADAAGLDVVQAMYLDLTGQQVPQPSGGPGRVFVAENYALLAAVRGGSLPRRRAAGPAGAAGPAGAPRASAPVPPGADRPSDRRAAPKRDAERGRVETAWFAGDDLMPFLAMLGALLGRGAGKGVRALRGVPEQGRRTARAVARAPRQRGRSQDSTGSTDSAGSTGSAGSTGSAGSTGSAGPASRPVPPEASAEPDELVTR from the coding sequence GTGCTCAGACTCGATCGCAATCCGTTCCACCACGGAACCCTCGGCGCCGTCAGATCCCTCGGCCGCAAGGGCGTGGAGGTCCATGCCGTCGTCGAGGCCGGGGGAGGTCCCGTGGGGCGTTCGCGGTATCTGCGCGCCGTGCATCCCGGGCCGGCGGGCGGCCTGGACCCGGAGGCGCCCGAGACGCTGCTGGAGTGCCTGACCGGGGTGTCGGAGCGGATCGGCCGACCGGCCGTGCTCATCGCCATGGACGACCTGAGCGCGATCGCCGTGTCCCGGGTCGCGCCGATGCTCCGCGAGCGTTTCCGGATTCCCCATCAGCCCGACAATCTGCCCGCCCGGGTGGCCGACAAGGCCGAGCTGTCGCGGCTCTGCGCGCGGTGGGACGTCCCGCACCCGGAGACCGTGATCCCGGCGAGCGGGGCCGAGGCGGCCGAGGCGGCCTGGCGGCTGGGCCTGCCGGTGATCGCCAAGTGGAGCCGGCCCTGGCTGCTGCCCGCCGGGGCGGACGGACTGCGCAGCACCATGCTGCTGCACACCACCGCCGAGGCGCGCCGGCTCTTCGAGCGTTCCGCCGAGGCCGGGAGCCGGCTGCTGCTGCAGCGGTTCCTGCCGGCCGGGCCGGACACCGACTGGTTCTTCCACGGCGCCTTCGCGCGCGGCGGGCGGCCGCTGCTCGCGGGCTCGGGCCGCAAGGAGCTGTCCTGGCCGGTGCGGACGGGCCTGACGGCCGTGGGGCGCTGGCTGCCCGATCCGGCGGTGGAGGAGGCGGGGCTGCGGCTCGCCGAACGGCTCGGCTACCAGGGGATCCTGGACCTGGACTTCCGCCGCGACGAGCGGGGCTGCTTCCGGCTGGTGGACTTCAACCCCCGCCCGGGCGCGCAGTTCCGGCTGTTCGCGGACGCGGCCGGGCTCGACGTCGTCCAGGCGATGTACCTGGACCTGACGGGCCAGCAGGTCCCGCAGCCCTCGGGCGGACCGGGCCGGGTGTTCGTCGCCGAGAACTACGCGCTGCTGGCGGCGGTCCGGGGCGGGTCGCTGCCGCGCCGCCGGGCGGCGGGCCCCGCGGGAGCGGCCGGGCCGGCGGGGGCGCCGAGGGCGTCGGCCCCCGTACCGCCGGGTGCTGACCGGCCGTCGGACCGGCGGGCGGCCCCGAAGCGGGACGCCGAGCGCGGGCGGGTCGAGACGGCCTGGTTCGCGGGCGACGACCTGATGCCCTTCCTGGCGATGCTCGGCGCCCTGCTGGGCCGCGGCGCGGGGAAGGGCGTACGGGCCCTGCGCGGGGTTCCGGAGCAGGGCCGCCGCACGGCGCGGGCGGTCGCCCGCGCGCCCCGCCAGCGCGGCCGGAGCCAGGACTCCACCGGGTCCACGGACTCCGCCGGGTCCACAGGCTCCGCCGGGTCCACAGGCTCCGCCGGGTCCACCGGCTCCGCCGGACCGGCCTCCCGGCCCGTTCCGCCGGAGGCCTCGGCCGAGCCGGACGAGCTGGTGACCCGTTGA
- a CDS encoding NAD(P)-binding domain-containing protein, which yields MDDLVVIGAGPYGLSIAAHAAAAGLDVRVLGRPMASWRDHMPGGMFLKSEPWSSNLSAPDGRHTLADYCATLGTVSEHGTPLPIGTFSAYGMWFARQAAPEVEEVTVLEVTPQGDGFRIRTAEGPPLLARTVALAVGVMPFVHHPEALRDLPPGHYSHSSGHRDLSRFEGREVAVLGAGQAALETAALLAEQGARPCLVARRTRLNWNTVPQPLERPPLRALRDPHSGLGTGWRSWVWSELPWAVRRLPAPTRERIAATALGPAGAWWLRDRFERRVPVLLGHRLHRAVAVGERTRLGLTSRAGESVVLDTAHVIAATGFLPELDRLELLDAGLRAALETVGHSGAPELSPGFESSWPGLFFAGLLTAPSFGPSMRFVHGAGFTAGRLVRGVRKRLGARGPRPGSPGVARPDRAASPGHLPGVPPGHPKTYLR from the coding sequence ATCGACGATCTCGTGGTGATCGGCGCGGGCCCGTACGGGCTGTCGATCGCCGCCCACGCGGCGGCCGCGGGTCTCGACGTACGGGTGCTGGGACGGCCGATGGCCTCCTGGCGCGACCACATGCCCGGCGGCATGTTCCTGAAGTCGGAGCCCTGGTCGTCCAACCTGTCCGCGCCCGACGGGCGGCACACGCTGGCCGACTACTGCGCCACCCTCGGAACGGTCTCGGAACACGGCACTCCGCTGCCGATCGGTACGTTCAGTGCGTACGGGATGTGGTTCGCCCGGCAGGCCGCGCCCGAGGTGGAGGAGGTGACCGTGCTGGAGGTGACCCCGCAGGGCGACGGCTTCCGCATCCGCACCGCCGAGGGCCCGCCCCTGCTCGCGCGTACGGTGGCCCTCGCGGTCGGGGTGATGCCCTTCGTCCACCATCCCGAGGCGCTGCGGGACCTCCCGCCCGGGCACTACTCGCACAGCAGCGGCCACCGGGACCTGAGCCGGTTCGAGGGCCGCGAGGTGGCCGTGCTCGGGGCCGGGCAGGCGGCCCTGGAGACGGCCGCCCTGCTGGCCGAGCAGGGGGCCCGGCCCTGCCTGGTCGCCCGGCGCACCCGGCTGAACTGGAACACCGTCCCGCAGCCCCTGGAGCGGCCCCCGCTGCGGGCCCTGCGCGACCCCCACAGCGGGCTCGGCACCGGCTGGCGCAGCTGGGTCTGGTCGGAGCTGCCCTGGGCGGTGCGCCGGCTGCCCGCGCCCACCCGGGAGCGGATCGCGGCGACCGCGCTGGGCCCGGCCGGCGCCTGGTGGCTTCGGGACCGCTTCGAGCGGCGCGTCCCCGTGCTGCTCGGGCACCGGCTGCACCGGGCGGTGGCGGTGGGCGAGCGGACCCGGCTCGGGCTGACCAGCCGGGCCGGGGAGTCGGTCGTGCTGGACACCGCGCACGTCATCGCCGCCACCGGGTTCCTTCCGGAACTGGACCGGCTGGAGCTGCTCGACGCGGGGCTGCGGGCCGCTCTGGAGACAGTGGGGCACAGCGGGGCGCCGGAGCTGAGCCCCGGGTTCGAGTCCTCGTGGCCCGGACTGTTCTTCGCGGGGCTGCTGACGGCTCCCTCATTCGGCCCTTCCATGCGATTCGTACACGGCGCAGGCTTCACGGCGGGGAGACTGGTGAGAGGAGTCCGCAAGCGCCTCGGCGCCCGGGGTCCGCGGCCGGGTTCCCCCGGCGTCGCCCGGCCGGACCGGGCTGCGTCCCCCGGGCACCTTCCGGGGGTACCCCCAGGGCATCCGAAGACGTATCTGCGGTGA
- a CDS encoding SpoIIE family protein phosphatase: protein MAAAERDGPEPVRRSSGTAPGERFALNGMGSLEWDLGAGTVVLDEAALEVFDLEPEEFDGTVPGVGLRVPPEDGVRLTEIIEGVLAGGGDTYGAYFMVQRRDGRDQWTHTAGRLLRDGAGQPERIVGIVRDATAELAQATLLRKLEAARAQQTTIVQRTTEALSRAVTVDDVTAALTGAGALERLGADGLALGLVEGGTIKIIALSGESLDILSERRFTRLDGSLPLSQAVISRQARFVTSLSELDGEFPLLSEYLDRIRYDAAAYLPLIAQAKAIGGLVLFYRRRSEFSPEERNLCLGLAGIVAQSLQRALLFDQEREFATGLQAAMLPRRIPEITGGEIAVRYHAAWSGREVGGDWYDVIALPRDRVGVVVGDVQGHDTHAAAIMGQLRIALRAYAGEGHPPSTVLARASRFLAELDTERFATCMYAQVDLETGGIRAVRAGHLGPLIRHTDGRTGWPNVRGGLPLGLATFFEREEFPETRLDLVPGETLVLCTDGLVEEPGTTITAGMEALAQAVRSGPQDAAALADHLSDRLWERWGSGDDVALLVLRRAPDPGTHRAPRIHQYVHQADPEGLSEARYALRQALRDWGMPDLADDVELAAGELLVNALLHTDGGAVLTMEVLPEPVRRIRLWVKDRSSVWPRRRSPGEAATTGRGLLLVDALATHWGVESRGDGKAVWCEFDVGVPRSAG, encoded by the coding sequence GTGGCAGCGGCGGAACGCGACGGACCCGAGCCGGTCCGGCGGTCCTCCGGGACCGCCCCCGGGGAGCGGTTCGCGCTCAACGGCATGGGCAGCCTCGAATGGGACCTGGGAGCCGGGACGGTGGTGCTGGACGAGGCCGCGCTGGAGGTCTTCGACCTCGAGCCGGAGGAGTTCGACGGCACCGTGCCCGGGGTCGGACTGCGCGTCCCGCCCGAGGACGGGGTCCGGCTGACGGAGATCATCGAAGGGGTCCTGGCCGGCGGCGGGGACACGTACGGCGCGTACTTCATGGTGCAGCGGCGCGACGGCCGCGACCAGTGGACGCACACCGCGGGCCGGCTGCTCCGGGACGGCGCGGGGCAGCCGGAGCGGATCGTGGGGATCGTCCGGGACGCCACGGCCGAGCTGGCCCAGGCGACGCTGTTGCGCAAGCTGGAGGCGGCCCGCGCCCAGCAGACGACGATCGTGCAGCGGACCACGGAGGCGCTGTCGCGGGCGGTGACGGTGGACGACGTCACGGCCGCGCTGACGGGGGCGGGCGCGCTGGAGCGGCTCGGTGCGGACGGGCTGGCCCTGGGACTGGTCGAGGGCGGCACCATCAAGATCATCGCGCTGAGCGGGGAGTCGCTGGACATCCTGAGCGAGCGCCGGTTCACCCGGCTGGACGGTTCGCTGCCGCTGTCGCAAGCGGTGATCTCCCGGCAGGCACGTTTCGTCACCTCGCTCAGCGAACTCGACGGCGAATTCCCGCTCCTGTCGGAGTACCTGGACCGGATCCGGTATGATGCGGCCGCCTACCTGCCGCTGATCGCGCAGGCCAAGGCCATCGGCGGGCTGGTCCTCTTCTACCGGCGGCGCAGCGAGTTCAGCCCGGAGGAGCGCAACCTCTGCCTGGGCCTGGCGGGCATCGTGGCCCAGTCCCTCCAGCGGGCGCTCCTCTTCGACCAGGAGCGGGAGTTCGCGACCGGCCTGCAGGCCGCCATGCTGCCGCGGCGGATCCCGGAGATCACCGGCGGCGAGATCGCGGTCCGCTACCACGCCGCCTGGAGCGGGCGGGAGGTCGGCGGGGACTGGTACGACGTGATCGCACTGCCCCGCGACCGCGTCGGCGTCGTCGTCGGCGACGTCCAGGGCCACGACACGCACGCGGCGGCCATCATGGGCCAGCTGCGGATCGCGCTGCGGGCGTACGCGGGGGAGGGCCATCCCCCCTCCACCGTGCTGGCCCGGGCCTCCCGCTTCCTCGCCGAACTCGACACCGAACGCTTCGCCACCTGCATGTACGCGCAGGTGGACCTGGAGACGGGCGGCATCCGGGCGGTCCGCGCGGGCCATCTCGGCCCGCTGATCCGACACACGGACGGGCGTACGGGCTGGCCCAACGTGCGCGGCGGCCTGCCGCTCGGGCTGGCCACCTTCTTCGAGCGCGAGGAGTTCCCCGAGACCCGGCTCGACCTGGTCCCCGGGGAGACGCTGGTGCTGTGCACGGACGGCCTCGTGGAGGAGCCGGGCACCACCATCACCGCCGGGATGGAGGCCCTGGCCCAGGCGGTGCGCAGCGGCCCCCAGGACGCCGCGGCGCTCGCCGACCACCTCTCGGACCGGCTCTGGGAGCGCTGGGGCTCCGGGGACGACGTGGCCCTGCTGGTGCTGCGCCGGGCCCCCGACCCGGGCACCCACCGGGCGCCGCGCATCCACCAGTACGTCCACCAGGCCGACCCGGAAGGCCTCTCGGAGGCGCGCTACGCCCTGCGCCAGGCCCTGCGCGACTGGGGCATGCCGGATCTCGCCGACGACGTGGAGCTGGCCGCCGGGGAACTGCTGGTCAACGCACTGCTGCACACCGACGGCGGGGCGGTGCTGACCATGGAGGTGCTGCCGGAGCCGGTCCGGCGGATCCGGCTGTGGGTCAAGGACCGGTCCAGCGTGTGGCCGCGCCGGCGCAGCCCGGGCGAGGCGGCCACCACGGGGCGTGGGCTGCTGCTGGTGGACGCGCTGGCCACGCACTGGGGGGTGGAGTCCCGGGGCGACGGCAAGGCGGTGTGGTGCGAGTTCGACGTCGGCGTCCCGCGGAGCGCGGGGTGA
- a CDS encoding DUF6299 family protein: MRISARRMSLAAFSALAATTLFTAPAGATVFDQGISVQDAHLAHDGAVTLSGSYHCEQASPMGAMQIKATVAQEGGGRLSIGAEQIVCDGQERRWVANAPGAFANVHPGRAVVTAELQEVRLSGLMPRSVTTVAQDSKDVEVREH, encoded by the coding sequence ATGCGCATCTCCGCCCGCCGAATGTCCCTCGCGGCCTTCTCCGCACTGGCCGCCACCACGCTTTTCACCGCTCCGGCCGGCGCCACCGTTTTCGACCAAGGGATTTCCGTACAGGACGCCCACCTCGCCCACGACGGCGCCGTCACCCTTTCCGGGTCGTACCACTGCGAGCAGGCGTCACCCATGGGGGCGATGCAGATCAAGGCGACCGTCGCCCAGGAGGGCGGCGGCCGGCTGAGCATCGGCGCGGAGCAGATCGTCTGCGACGGCCAGGAGCGCCGCTGGGTGGCCAACGCGCCGGGCGCCTTCGCGAACGTGCACCCGGGGCGCGCGGTGGTCACCGCCGAGCTCCAGGAGGTCCGGCTCTCGGGCCTGATGCCGCGGTCGGTCACCACCGTCGCCCAGGACAGCAAGGACGTCGAGGTCCGCGAGCACTGA
- a CDS encoding DUF5949 family protein → MTSTQAEIDRSQLGTLSVLAWIGDPEEAHDIPYLLAYTLGDGPQGREAGEAAARGLLEEIGLPIGDVVMDGTLKAATFPVQILLEGNQIALTLPGMNARCTAPDEWVAAADESGQAYFLFATRAWPEAVPGQPVAPETLQAFAGDESVLTSSAHCVLAVRRVQR, encoded by the coding sequence ATGACTTCTACTCAAGCCGAAATCGACCGGTCCCAGCTCGGCACCCTTTCGGTGCTCGCCTGGATCGGAGACCCCGAAGAGGCGCACGACATCCCGTACCTCCTCGCCTACACCCTCGGTGACGGACCGCAGGGCCGGGAGGCCGGCGAGGCGGCCGCCCGCGGGCTGCTGGAGGAGATCGGCCTGCCCATCGGCGACGTGGTCATGGACGGCACCCTCAAGGCGGCCACCTTCCCCGTGCAGATCCTGCTGGAGGGCAACCAGATCGCGCTCACCCTGCCCGGGATGAACGCGCGCTGCACCGCCCCCGACGAGTGGGTCGCCGCGGCCGACGAGAGCGGGCAGGCGTACTTCCTCTTCGCCACCCGGGCCTGGCCGGAGGCGGTCCCCGGCCAGCCGGTCGCGCCGGAGACCCTGCAGGCGTTCGCGGGCGACGAGTCGGTGCTCACCAGCAGCGCGCACTGCGTCCTCGCCGTGCGGCGCGTGCAGCGCTAG
- a CDS encoding cytochrome P450 produces the protein MTLPPQRPGEDPGRELAEPGFWQQPPAHRLAAFARLRAAEGPVHVPEGSGPGHWALVRHAQVQEASRLPKVFASAPGVTTPEPARWVRALFGDSMVNLDGPDHAQLRKIVQRAFTPRLLAAAEADIHSVAARIVDDVLAEQPDEFVSAVASRLPLEVICNMMGIPEHYRAEIADRVNHASENIGVERGLASRLRMPGRGLRALARMQRMVAGIGRERRKNPTDDLISALVCANVDGQALGARQLGAFFSLLMVAGVETTRNAITHGLTLLTDHPDQRDLLLSDFEAHADGAVDEMIRHSTPIIQFRRTVAAEHTMDGHLFRPGDKVVLYYASANRDESVFPDPDAFVITRSPNPHLGFGGGGPHFCLGAHLARVEMKALFRELLTRPVGLRAVGLPDLAGSNFDNRVRSLKFAFERP, from the coding sequence ATGACACTCCCCCCACAGCGCCCCGGCGAGGACCCCGGCAGGGAGCTGGCCGAGCCAGGCTTCTGGCAACAGCCCCCCGCCCACCGCCTCGCCGCCTTCGCCCGGCTGCGCGCGGCCGAGGGCCCGGTCCACGTACCCGAGGGGTCCGGGCCCGGCCACTGGGCCCTCGTACGGCACGCCCAGGTGCAGGAGGCGAGTCGGCTGCCGAAGGTCTTCGCCAGCGCCCCCGGCGTGACCACTCCCGAGCCGGCCCGCTGGGTGCGGGCCCTCTTCGGGGACTCGATGGTCAATCTGGACGGCCCGGACCACGCCCAGCTGCGCAAGATCGTGCAGCGTGCGTTCACGCCCCGGCTGCTGGCCGCCGCCGAGGCCGACATCCACTCCGTGGCCGCCCGCATCGTGGACGACGTACTGGCCGAGCAGCCCGACGAGTTCGTCTCGGCCGTGGCCTCCCGGCTGCCCCTGGAGGTCATCTGCAACATGATGGGCATCCCGGAGCACTACCGCGCCGAGATCGCCGACCGCGTCAACCACGCTTCCGAGAACATCGGGGTGGAGCGGGGCCTGGCCTCCCGGCTGCGGATGCCGGGGCGCGGTCTGCGCGCGCTCGCCCGGATGCAGCGGATGGTCGCGGGGATCGGGCGGGAGCGCCGCAAGAACCCCACCGACGACCTGATCTCGGCTCTGGTGTGCGCGAACGTCGACGGCCAGGCCCTCGGGGCCCGCCAGCTCGGCGCCTTCTTCTCCCTGTTGATGGTCGCCGGGGTGGAGACCACCCGGAACGCGATCACCCACGGGCTGACGCTGCTGACCGATCACCCGGACCAGCGGGACCTGCTGCTCTCGGACTTCGAGGCGCACGCGGACGGCGCGGTGGACGAGATGATCCGGCACTCGACGCCGATCATCCAGTTCCGCCGGACCGTGGCCGCCGAGCACACCATGGACGGGCACCTGTTCCGGCCGGGCGACAAGGTGGTCCTCTACTACGCCTCCGCCAACCGCGACGAGAGCGTCTTCCCCGACCCCGATGCCTTCGTCATCACCCGCTCGCCCAATCCGCACCTGGGCTTCGGCGGCGGCGGCCCGCACTTCTGCCTGGGGGCACACCTGGCCCGGGTGGAGATGAAGGCGCTCTTCCGCGAGCTGCTGACCCGGCCGGTCGGGCTGCGGGCGGTGGGCCTGCCGGACCTGGCGGGGTCGAACTTCGACAACCGGGTCCGCTCGCTGAAGTTCGCCTTCGAACGGCCCTGA